DNA from Alnus glutinosa chromosome 2, dhAlnGlut1.1, whole genome shotgun sequence:
acagatggtacctcagtTTTGCATATATATCACAGATAGTATCTTTGTATGGGTTTTGATATGGTATGTCAAAAAATATCCCATCATGCACAAATTTGTCAACCCTTGTCAACCTTTGCCCCTTCATTCATTGAATTTCGGTTACCTCAGTTTGTTCCATTCTTTCCTAAATGATATCACATGTGGTACCTCATTTATTAATATGTATTACAAATGATACTTAAGTTTTGGTGTTTGTATCGTAAGTAGTACCCCTTCCTGTATTTTGGGTATGACCTGTCTGTGCATCCAATAATCAAACATGTACAAATATGTACATCAACAACCCtttttgcaaaatatcaatacaacaacacaaaatatgtaCATCAACAAACACGAGCAAAATGTGCACATCACATGAACACCAACCTGTGGCTTGATTTCAAATAACCTGCTTAACAAACTGAGGTAACCAGGTACATCAGCAATCAGTATACTCCCATTAacacaaaatacattaacaaaatgTGCACCAACCAAAATGTGCACATGTGCACATCAACACAACAAGTATGTACATCAACAACCTGGATACAATCATCAACACAAAATGTATCTTGTCTTTGTCTTGTACATCAATCTATTTCAATTGGCTGTGATCCACCTTGCTACCCCAACCAAGAGATAGGTCAATCAACATGTATTTAAATACCTATTAACCAGCTCACATAgggtaacaaaaaaataataataagtggCTAACCTTTGGTTGCCTCTTGTATATGGAAGACATTCTcctttctcttggtcttcaaCGTATGCTTGTTCCTTGAGGTATTCTTTGTCTTCGACGTGTCCTTGCCAGTTGACCTGGTGGATATGCAGGGACAGATGGGCCTGCACCTGGTGGATCTGCAGGGGCAGATGGGCCTGCACCTGATGGACCACCAGGGGTAGATGGGCCTGCACCTGATGGACTTGCAAGGGCAGATGGGCTTGCGCCCGCATCTGGTGTGCCTGCACCTGATGGCGCTGCCCTTGATGGGCCTACATCTGATGGCCCTGCATCGGATGTGCTTCCCTGTCTCATATTTGACAAACACATCAGTTACAGAAATATAGTCATTCAACCAGTATTCATAAATATAGTCATTCAACTAGAAATATCTACCTTCGGTTTCTTAGGCTGTTTGGGATACTTCTTCCTATACGGGTTGTCGGGTTTGCGGCAACTCCTAGCATGGTGCCCATTTTCACCACAATTTCCACACCGCACATCGTAGCCCCTGTGACTCACTTTAATGCTCTCGTCTGGCTGCTCATCAACTCCTCTTTGCCTCTGTTTTTTGGGCCTCCCGCACTGTTTCCTTGGCTGCGGTGGTTCTATAGGTTCTACACCCTCATCAACAGGCCACTCATCCGGGCCAGGCATAGGATTAACTCCGGAGGCATAGGACTTTCTGTATGTATCCATCATGTACCAATGGCTGACATAAGTCTTGGATTTTCCTTTATTGAGGTATATCGCACAAACTGCATGTGGACAAAGAATCCCATTAACTTGCCGCCTCCCACATCCACACGTTTTTTGTTGAAGATCCACCACCCGCCGAGCCTCATAGGCACTATCGACCTCAAACTGCATCTGATTGCTCCAGCAGCAAATATAGTTTTTCGCCTCTAACTTGTTCCTCTCCAACTTCTTCACAATCTTCAGACAAATTACATTCGGTGTTGTTGCCGCCCCAGCATTTTTCTGACTGAACCGGTTCATAATTTGCTGCCGTATAGTCTCGAAACAAGTTAGTATCAGCTGGCCTCTTGCTTCCAATACCCAAGCATTGAAGCTCTCGGCGATGTTATTCAGCAAGATGTCATTGCAGTTGGTGGTTCGGAATGCGTGCCTTGACCACATTTTTGGGTCAAGCCCCTCAATGTACTCGAGAGCTTTTTTGTCCATACCTCCAATGACAAAGATGTAGTACTTAAATTGGACTTCATTGGGTGCCCTAGCTGCACCCCATAACCCGTCCTTGAACTCATTCCCCTTCAATCCCTTCCCCTTCATGTTTGCATGCAAGTGCCTAACACAATAACGATGCTCGAGACTGGGCATTAGGTCCTCCAGAGCATTGATTAGCTCTtgtgtaaacaaaaaataaatgtcaaacaaatgttattaaaataaaaatgaccataCGATAATTGTATTAGATATTACCTTTTGTCGGTCTGACATGAACGACCACATATGCTCCTGCGTATAACCAatatcctccaacagttggaccaAGAACCATGTCCATGTATCCTTGTTCTCGGTCTCGCATACCACATATGCAATAGGATATATGTCATCATTACCGTCACGGCCGATGGCGGCATGCAATTGCCCACCCCATTTGATCTTAATGAAACAAGCATCAACACATATCATCGGCCTACATCTTGCCAAGAATCCTTCTTTACATGCCGCCAAAGAAACATACATCCTCTGGAAGAACACTCCGTCCCTTTGGATGTAAGCTGAGCTACCGGGATTCCACTTCCGCAATGCACTGCAATACTCTCGAGTGTGACAATATTGTGAACCATCTCTTCCGTCGAGGATATCAATTGCCATCTTCTTTGCATGATGGCAACTCAGTATTGTCATCTGCAAGTTGTAATCTCCGCGTATCATTTTCCGCAACGCCCTAGCCGTAAAGTTTCTTTGGTCTCGGAAAATCTCTACATATCGATTTGCAGCCCACCTTATAGTTGCCTTATTGTTGTAGTAATCACTGCCACAGTTATGCTCATCATAGAGAGTCTTGATCTGAAAATACTTTCTACACGGAGTCCAGGAGGCATATAATTTCCAGTGACATAACGATTTGCAGTGGGCGGTTAcccattttttgttgttgtgcaCATACTTGTAATCGAAGTTATTTTACACTGCGAATAATTGCAATGCTTCTTTAAATTCTTTCGGGTTCGTAAACCTCAACCCTACACTCAACTCCACTATTTGACTCCAGTCCCGCTTTTTCTTCCACTCGACATATCTTTCTTACGCTTTATAGTTGACCCTTCACTTTCTTCTTCACCACTGTCTAGACTGTCAAAGTACTCACTATCATATGaattagggctggcaattttgacacgacacgacaacccgacacgaatacgacacgaaattagcgggtttgggtctatcttaaacgggtttgggtcataaacgggtctacccgtttatgacccgtttatctcAGTTAAATGGGTCGTGtcacgggtcacccgcgggtgacccgccagacacgattactctctttttctttttctttttttaattattattattatatatatatttttttttaaaaaaaaaaaaaaagaagaagaaggagaaatggGATTAGTCTGACTGTCATCAatatcttcttttctctctcttttcttggtCTTCTGACTCTTCTTTctagtttcttcttccttcttcgtttctttttcttctttccgaGAGACACAacgagagacgagagagagagatcgagaaattgagagagagagagagagagagagtgggttGAGAGCTgagagatgagaccgagagatcgAGGGAGACCGGAGGAAGGAGAGACCCGATCGTGGAGGATCAGACCAGTGGGTCGACGGCGACGATTCTGGCGAAGCAAAGCTGATTTTCGGTGATTTCtccggtggattttctgggaAAAATCCTGAAAGTGAGTAATTTTGTGAATTTAGTGTTATCCTGTGATGATTAGTTGGATTGACAGCTTGGGTGTTATTGATTTGAACTTATGTTGAAATTTTGTTGTGGGAATCGATTGGGCTTTGTGAGAGTACAGTATTTCGGATTGTTTGAGTATGTGTGGGCATTGTGTGCAGTGTGTCGGTTGACTGAGGGTTATTGTTCCATGTTCTTGTCATTCTTGATCAATTGTGATATGGGGGCGTGACATTTCTGGGCTAGGTCTCGGGCGCGAGAAGCGGGCCTAGGGTTCTCATTGTTTTTACTTTCCTTTCTCTTTGGTTTTAGTACTTGGAAGTTGGAAGAGTGTTTGATTTTGGTTCTGTTGcttgatgattttgattttgtgtttgagCTTGAGCTGATTAAGATATTGCTCCGAGAgtttttgattttgatgattttgattttgattcagTGAATGCTTTCACAGaatcctaatatatatattttttattattttttttaaagggttaaacgggtcgtgtcgacccgatATGATCCgttatgttaaacgggtttaacgggtcgtgtcgggtgacccgtgaaataaccgtgtcgtgtcgtgtctggagccccgacccgttaacataaacgggtcgtgtctgggtctagcttaaatgggtcgcgggtcttaactggtcataaacgggtcgtgtcgggtatccgttttgccagccctaaatTATGAATCCATGTCCGGGTCATTTGTTGCATCAACTCCAATGCCCGCTTTGGAATCTCTATCCCAAGTCTGAAACCAGGTATTTATATCATCATTGGGTTTGCGTAGGACATCCTGTTCCTTCGCTACAAACATGTCCTCCTCCTTGCCGTCTGTCAACTCAAAATCACTCAACTCAATGTCCTCCTCCTCATCCTTCTGTTTCCTTGGCCGCCCGGGTGGCCGTTTCCTTGGCTGCTATGGTGGAGGTTGCACTGCTGGCTCTTGGGGTGTCTGTTGCACTGCTGGCTCCTTGGCTGGGTCCTGTGACAAATTCTCCTCCGCATATTTTATCTCAACTTCTGCTGGAGACTGGGTCAAAAGCAAAACAAGATTTATCACTTCAATAGGAACAGGTTCTTCATGATCCACAAAAACATGCAGCTTTTTCCTGCCACTATTCAACAGCCCTTTTTTTAGAGTAACGAAATCACCATCTTTGGTAAGACTGTGTATTTGCTCGTTGGTCTCATCATCAAACTTGTAATACATTCTAGGTAGCACTCTAAAATGTTGGTCAAATCTCCAAACTTGAACTGAGATGTATCTATACCGGCAATTGTTAGAATGTCTCTGCCAAGATAGGCCATCTTGTGTCCAAATAGTGACCCATGATGGTAAACAAGTAGCTCAAATGTTGGATCTGACATATTCTGCACCCTCTGAATTAAACAAAAAGGAATCGTCACACTCTAGcaataaaaactgtaaaattaaCTACCAAAGAGAGTATGTAAAATGTAAAAACAAGTAAGACCCTCTGACAAAAGTAATGGGATATAATATGATCACTGCCACAGTTAGGTTGTATCAATCATCCAGGAATATGTTTAGGAAAAACTAGTTGTGAACATTCTTATTATCCAAAACTGAATGGTAGACCATAAGTGTCGAGAATTAATCTTGACACTTAATAATACATGACATGCCACCTATGCAAACTCTATAGAGGACCTAAAGAATATGGTACAAATCATGTAGAATTacataaactataaaaaaataccccctAACTACAAATTCATTCacaagtttaatttttttcaacttaattTCAAAACTGTTTTTATAACATCATCACTTTGCTAAGTGTCAGTGACGTGGCgggctgttagtttttggacggaaaagtTAACcaaggtactaatttggtcatttcccaaaacttATATATCAtatgtgatgcaaattgaaacttagggactaaaaaataaagtttccaaaactcagggaccagaGGAGTATTTAACCCTCACCATGGAAAAGTTCATTTTACACTTAACTAGGTATCACTAAATACCAAGAAGCTTTCAAACTTCATACTAATTAGCCATGCGTAAAATATAGActacaaacaaataaatcacaaaacttttcaaagaaaatcttctcttctttctaaaGCCAATGGTAATTTGAATCTTAAATCAGAACACTACTTGACAAAAGTACAGTCTATCCCtgttcttggttttttttttgggctccTCTGAATCCCTATCAAAACCTCCACCAAGGCAACAATCCAATAATGTAATTATTACAGGTTGTGTAATCTTTCTCGGTT
Protein-coding regions in this window:
- the LOC133860256 gene encoding uncharacterized protein LOC133860256, translated to MIRGDYNLQMTILSCHHAKKMAIDILDGRDGSQYCHTREYCSALRKWNPGSSAYIQRDGVFFQRMYVSLAACKEGFLARCRPMICVDACFIKIKWGGQLHAAIGRDGNDDIYPIAYVVCETENKDTWTWFLVQLLEDIGYTQEHMWSFMSDRQKLINALEDLMPSLEHRYCVRHLHANMKGKGLKGNEFKDGLWGAARAPNEVQFKYYIFVIGGMDKKALEYIEGLDPKMWSRHAFRTTNCNDILLNNIAESFNAWVLEARGQLILTCFETIRQQIMNRFSQKNAGAATTPNVICLKIVKKLERNKLEAKNYICCWSNQMQFEVDSAYEARRVVDLQQKTCGCGRRQVNGILCPHAVCAIYLNKGKSKTYVSHWYMMDTYRKSYASGVNPMPGPDEWPVDEGVEPIEPPQPRKQCGRPKKQRQRGVDEQPDESIKVSHRGYDVRCGNCGENGHHARSCRKPDNPYRKKYPKQPKKPKGSTSDAGPSDVGPSRAAPSGAGTPDAGASPSALASPSGAGPSTPGGPSGAGPSAPADPPGAGPSVPAYPPGQLARTRRRQRIPQGTSIR